A region from the Paenibacillus humicola genome encodes:
- the rimM gene encoding ribosome maturation factor RimM (Essential for efficient processing of 16S rRNA), with the protein MTEQWLTVGKVVNTHGIRGEIKVVSQTDFPEERFAEGSVLWLVHPETQQRLSVEVQGARMHKNMYIVKLKGCDDINEAEKYKGWQLKVSRDDLAELDEGEYYHYEIIGCRVVTDEGAELGTVTEILSPGANDVWVVQPPKGKQVLIPVIDDVLLRVDLGTKTVTVRLMEGLI; encoded by the coding sequence ATGACGGAACAGTGGCTCACGGTCGGCAAGGTGGTCAATACGCACGGCATACGGGGAGAAATCAAAGTCGTTTCGCAGACCGATTTCCCCGAGGAGCGATTTGCGGAAGGCAGCGTGCTTTGGCTTGTCCATCCGGAGACGCAGCAGCGGCTTTCGGTTGAAGTGCAAGGGGCGAGAATGCATAAAAACATGTATATCGTGAAGCTGAAGGGCTGCGACGACATCAACGAGGCGGAAAAATATAAAGGCTGGCAGCTGAAGGTATCGAGGGATGACCTTGCGGAGCTCGACGAAGGCGAATATTACCATTATGAAATCATCGGATGCCGGGTCGTCACCGACGAAGGAGCGGAGCTCGGCACCGTAACCGAGATTTTAAGCCCGGGCGCGAACGACGTTTGGGTCGTTCAGCCTCCGAAAGGCAAGCAGGTGCTCATTCCGGTCATCGATGACGTGCTGCTCCGCGTCGATCTCGGGACGAAGACGGTTACCGTCCGGCTGATGGAAGGGTTGATTTGA
- the ylxM gene encoding YlxM family DNA-binding protein → MQEPDALAKTNRINLLFDFYEPLLTEKQRTFLKYYFHDDYTLGEIAAEFEVSRQAVYEHIKRAESVLESYEHKLRLLARHEAAADLLSRLDAVAESLAGQDDVVCELRTISRRLKEIDGA, encoded by the coding sequence CTGCAGGAGCCTGATGCTCTGGCCAAGACGAACCGGATCAATTTGCTGTTCGACTTTTACGAACCGCTGCTCACAGAGAAGCAGCGGACGTTTCTGAAATATTATTTTCACGACGATTATACGCTCGGCGAAATTGCGGCCGAATTCGAAGTCAGCCGCCAGGCCGTATACGAGCACATCAAGCGGGCGGAATCCGTGCTCGAGAGCTACGAGCACAAGCTGCGGCTGCTCGCACGGCACGAAGCGGCAGCGGATTTGCTGTCGCGCCTGGACGCGGTTGCGGAATCGCTTGCCGGCCAGGACGATGTCGTCTGCGAGCTTCGGACGATCTCGCGCCGTTTGAAGGAAATCGACGGCGCGTAG
- the rplS gene encoding 50S ribosomal protein L19: MNLVQVIAQEQLRKDLPSFRPGDTLKVHVKVIEGSRERVQLFEGVVIKRRGGGISETFTVRKISYGVGVERTFPLHSPKLEKIEVARRGKVRRAKLYYLRNLRGKAARIKEIR, from the coding sequence ATGAATCTTGTCCAAGTGATTGCACAAGAGCAGCTGCGGAAAGACCTTCCCAGCTTTCGTCCGGGCGACACGCTGAAGGTACACGTAAAGGTTATCGAGGGTTCCCGCGAGCGTGTTCAGCTGTTCGAAGGCGTTGTCATTAAACGCCGCGGCGGCGGAATCAGCGAAACTTTTACGGTTCGTAAGATTTCGTACGGCGTAGGCGTAGAAAGAACGTTCCCGCTGCATTCGCCGAAGCTTGAGAAGATCGAGGTGGCCCGCCGCGGTAAAGTGCGCCGCGCCAAGCTGTACTATCTTCGCAATCTTCGCGGTAAAGCTGCGAGAATTAAAGAGATCCGCTAA
- the lepB gene encoding signal peptidase I: MDQQHRNEENLSVNAEPSSNENGQPAAQLQGEPAGVSKSGGKGAQKEVVEWIKAIAIAALLVVVIRYFLFAPFIVDGPSMQPNFYTGERLIVNKLIYDIRAPKHGEVIVFKVPEEGRDFIKRVIGVPGDKVKYEGDDLYINGKKVDEPYLKQSIAAAKANGEIFNLPGLDSSFPNENFKTDVVPKGMVLAFGDNRRNSKDSRMIGFVPFSRIVGRADVIFWPMDKMKLVKQG; encoded by the coding sequence ATGGACCAACAGCATCGAAACGAAGAAAATCTTTCTGTCAACGCCGAACCGTCATCGAACGAAAACGGTCAGCCGGCGGCGCAGCTGCAGGGCGAGCCGGCAGGCGTGTCCAAATCGGGCGGCAAAGGCGCGCAGAAAGAAGTGGTCGAATGGATCAAGGCGATCGCCATTGCCGCGCTGCTCGTCGTCGTCATCCGCTATTTCCTGTTTGCGCCGTTTATTGTTGACGGTCCATCGATGCAGCCCAATTTTTATACCGGTGAACGTCTGATCGTCAATAAGCTGATCTACGACATCCGCGCGCCGAAACACGGGGAAGTCATCGTATTTAAGGTACCGGAGGAAGGCCGGGATTTTATTAAGCGCGTCATCGGCGTGCCCGGCGATAAAGTGAAATATGAAGGAGACGATTTGTACATAAACGGTAAAAAGGTCGACGAACCTTATTTGAAGCAGTCGATCGCGGCGGCGAAGGCAAACGGCGAAATTTTCAACCTGCCGGGCCTCGATTCGAGTTTTCCGAACGAGAACTTCAAGACGGACGTCGTGCCGAAAGGCATGGTGCTGGCCTTCGGCGATAACCGGCGCAACAGCAAAGACAGCCGGATGATCGGATTTGTGCCGTTCAGCCGGATCGTCGGCCGCGCCGACGTAATTTTCTGGCCGATGGACAAAATGAAGCTTGTCAAGCAAGGATGA
- the ftsY gene encoding signal recognition particle-docking protein FtsY: MSFFKRLRESISQKTESVTSKFKEGLSKTRSAFVERVEELILRRKKIDEAFYEELEEILIGADVGVNTVMQLIDDLRTEVKKRKIEAAAELQPILSEKLVELLKGGEPAALHMEDGGMTVILFVGVNGVGKTTTIGKLAHKFKSEGKSVLLAAGDTFRAGAIEQLEVWGQRVGVDVIKQAAGSDPAAVMYDAVQAAKQRGVDVLLCDTAGRLQNKTNLMEELNKIYRVIQREVPGAPHEVLLVLDATTGQNALSQAKVFGEKSGVTGLVLTKLDSTAKGGIVIAIRNELNLPVKLVGLGEKMDDLQPFDSEQFVHALFAGLIQSAEENEPV; the protein is encoded by the coding sequence ATGAGTTTTTTCAAACGGCTCAGGGAAAGCATATCGCAAAAGACCGAAAGCGTCACAAGCAAGTTCAAGGAAGGGCTGTCGAAGACACGAAGCGCGTTCGTCGAGCGGGTGGAAGAGCTTATTCTGCGCCGCAAAAAGATCGATGAAGCGTTCTACGAGGAGCTGGAGGAAATTTTGATCGGCGCCGATGTCGGCGTAAATACGGTCATGCAGCTGATCGACGATTTGCGCACCGAGGTGAAGAAACGCAAAATCGAAGCTGCGGCCGAACTGCAGCCGATCCTATCCGAGAAGCTGGTCGAGCTGCTGAAGGGAGGCGAGCCGGCTGCGCTTCACATGGAGGACGGCGGCATGACCGTCATCCTGTTCGTCGGCGTCAACGGCGTGGGCAAGACGACGACGATCGGCAAGCTGGCGCACAAGTTCAAGAGCGAAGGCAAAAGCGTGCTCTTGGCCGCGGGCGACACTTTCCGCGCAGGCGCAATCGAGCAGCTCGAGGTATGGGGCCAGCGCGTCGGCGTCGACGTGATCAAGCAGGCGGCCGGCTCCGATCCGGCGGCGGTAATGTATGACGCGGTACAGGCGGCGAAGCAGCGCGGCGTCGACGTGCTGCTGTGCGACACAGCCGGTCGGCTGCAGAATAAGACGAATTTGATGGAAGAGCTGAACAAAATCTACCGTGTCATCCAGCGGGAGGTGCCGGGCGCTCCGCATGAAGTGCTGCTCGTGCTCGACGCGACGACGGGGCAGAACGCGCTCAGCCAGGCAAAGGTATTCGGAGAAAAAAGCGGCGTTACCGGGCTCGTGCTCACGAAGCTGGACAGCACCGCCAAAGGCGGCATTGTGATCGCGATCCGGAACGAGCTGAACCTGCCCGTCAAGCTGGTTGGACTCGGCGAAAAGATGGACGATCTGCAGCCGTTTGATTCCGAGCAGTTCGTCCATGCGCTGTTCGCCGGGCTGATTCAGTCGGCGGAAGAAAACGAACCGGTCTGA
- the rnc gene encoding ribonuclease III: MKHESFEELQARLRIRFRNVRLLRQAFTHTSYVNEHRQTALEHNERLEFLGDAVLQLTVSEYLYRTFPDRPEGHLTRMRAAIVCEPSLARFAEMLDFGAHVQLGRGEEQLGGRHRPALLADLFESFVGAVYLDQGLDAVREFLAENVFPHIDGDGGLLVKDYKSTLQERAQHVGLGPIEYRISEERGPAHDREFVVQVLIGERVTGTGVGRTKKEAEQQAAAEAWRALFKPSQ; encoded by the coding sequence ATGAAGCATGAATCGTTCGAAGAGCTGCAGGCGCGGCTCCGGATCCGCTTTCGTAACGTGCGCTTGCTGCGGCAGGCGTTCACCCACACCTCCTACGTCAACGAGCACCGGCAAACCGCGCTCGAGCATAACGAACGGCTCGAATTTCTCGGCGACGCCGTCCTTCAGCTGACCGTTTCGGAATATTTGTACCGCACCTTTCCGGACCGGCCGGAAGGCCATCTGACGCGGATGCGGGCCGCCATCGTGTGCGAGCCGTCACTCGCCCGCTTTGCGGAAATGCTCGATTTCGGCGCGCATGTCCAGCTCGGCCGCGGCGAAGAGCAGCTTGGAGGCCGGCATCGTCCGGCTCTGCTCGCCGACCTGTTCGAATCGTTTGTCGGAGCGGTTTATCTGGACCAGGGGCTGGACGCGGTACGCGAATTTTTGGCGGAAAATGTGTTTCCGCATATCGACGGCGACGGCGGGCTGCTGGTGAAGGATTACAAGTCGACGCTCCAGGAGCGCGCCCAGCATGTCGGTCTCGGCCCGATTGAGTACCGGATTTCGGAGGAGCGGGGACCCGCCCATGACCGGGAGTTCGTCGTTCAGGTGCTGATCGGCGAGCGGGTAACCGGCACGGGCGTCGGCAGAACGAAGAAGGAAGCGGAGCAGCAGGCGGCCGCGGAAGCGTGGCGCGCCCTGTTCAAGCCGTCGCAATAG
- the trmD gene encoding tRNA (guanosine(37)-N1)-methyltransferase TrmD, producing the protein MRIDVLTLFPDMFEGVFGSSILGKAREKGIVRLHAVNFRSYANNKHNTVDDYPYGGGGGMVLKPEPLFAAVEDLLDEGGAKPRIVLMCPQGEPYTQRKAEELSREEHLVFVCGHYEGYDERIREHLVTDELSIGDYVLTGGELPAMVVIDSIVRLLPGSLGNELSAVTDSFSTGLLEHPHYTRPAVFRGWEVPEVLLSGHHANVEAWRREQSLMRTLKRRPELLETAELTAKEREWLKRLAAEEAGDNG; encoded by the coding sequence ATGCGGATTGACGTATTGACGCTGTTCCCGGACATGTTCGAGGGCGTGTTCGGCTCAAGCATCCTCGGGAAAGCGCGCGAAAAGGGAATTGTCCGCCTGCATGCGGTCAATTTCCGCTCCTATGCGAACAACAAGCACAATACGGTCGACGATTACCCGTATGGCGGCGGCGGAGGCATGGTGCTGAAGCCGGAGCCGCTGTTCGCCGCGGTCGAGGATCTGCTGGATGAAGGCGGGGCGAAGCCGCGGATCGTCCTGATGTGTCCGCAGGGCGAGCCGTATACGCAGCGAAAGGCGGAGGAGCTTTCCCGCGAGGAGCATCTCGTGTTCGTCTGCGGCCATTATGAAGGCTATGACGAACGGATACGCGAGCATTTGGTTACCGACGAGCTGTCGATCGGCGATTATGTGCTGACGGGCGGGGAATTGCCGGCGATGGTTGTGATCGACAGCATCGTCCGCCTGCTGCCGGGCTCGCTCGGCAACGAGCTGTCCGCCGTTACCGACTCGTTCAGCACCGGCCTGCTGGAGCATCCGCATTATACGCGGCCGGCCGTTTTTCGGGGCTGGGAAGTGCCCGAGGTTCTGCTGTCGGGCCATCACGCCAACGTCGAAGCGTGGCGCCGCGAGCAGTCGCTCATGCGGACGCTCAAACGGCGGCCGGAGCTGCTGGAGACGGCCGAGCTAACCGCGAAGGAACGCGAATGGCTGAAGCGGCTGGCGGCGGAGGAAGCCGGCGACAACGGATGA
- the rpsP gene encoding 30S ribosomal protein S16, with the protein MAVRIRLKRMGAHKAPFYRVVVSDSRSPRDGRFIEEIGTYNPVAQPAQVNIDEEKALKWLQTGAQASDTVRSLLSKAGVMKKFHELKLQK; encoded by the coding sequence GTGGCAGTACGTATTCGTTTGAAGCGGATGGGTGCGCATAAGGCGCCGTTTTATCGCGTTGTCGTATCCGATTCCCGTTCCCCTCGCGACGGCCGGTTCATTGAAGAAATCGGCACTTACAATCCGGTCGCGCAGCCGGCGCAGGTAAACATCGACGAGGAAAAGGCGCTGAAATGGCTCCAAACCGGAGCACAAGCTTCCGACACCGTTCGCAGCTTGCTTTCCAAAGCGGGCGTGATGAAGAAGTTTCATGAACTGAAGCTCCAGAAATAA
- the ffh gene encoding signal recognition particle protein has product MAFEGLTNRLQNVFGKLRGKGKVSEEDVNEAMREVRLALLEADVNFKVVKDFIAKVKERAVGQEVMKSFTPGMVVVDIVNKELTELMGGSQSKLAKASKPPTVILMAGLQGAGKTTSSAKLAKLLLKEKHKPLMVAGDIYRPAAIKQLQVLGEQIGVPVFTLGDQTSPVEIARAGLQHAKENSHDYVIIDTAGRLHIDEALMEELRQIHEVTKPDEVLLVVDAMTGQEAVNVAQSFHSQLELTGVILTKLDNDTRGGAALSVKAVTGCPIKFAATGEKIEPLEPFHPERMASRILGMGDMLSLIEKAQSNIDAEKAAEMERKMRTAEFTFEDFLEQMEQVRKLGPLDQLFDMLPGMGKMKDMKNLKVDDKQIGRVEAIVKSMTRAEKQKPEILNYSRRRRIAAGSGTSLAEVNRLIKQFDDMKKMMKQFSSMMGPKGPKGGMKGLKGLLGKGTKFPF; this is encoded by the coding sequence ATGGCATTTGAAGGTTTGACAAACAGGCTGCAGAACGTATTCGGCAAGCTGCGCGGCAAAGGCAAGGTGAGCGAGGAAGACGTCAATGAAGCGATGCGCGAAGTGCGGCTGGCGCTGCTCGAGGCCGACGTCAACTTTAAAGTCGTGAAGGACTTTATCGCCAAGGTGAAAGAGCGCGCGGTCGGTCAGGAAGTGATGAAGAGCTTCACGCCGGGCATGGTCGTCGTCGACATCGTCAATAAAGAGCTGACCGAGCTGATGGGCGGCTCGCAAAGCAAGCTTGCAAAAGCGAGCAAGCCGCCGACCGTCATCCTGATGGCGGGCCTGCAGGGCGCCGGCAAAACGACCTCCTCGGCCAAGCTCGCCAAGCTGCTGCTGAAGGAGAAGCACAAGCCGCTGATGGTCGCGGGCGACATTTACCGTCCGGCGGCGATCAAGCAGCTTCAGGTGCTCGGCGAGCAGATCGGCGTTCCGGTCTTTACGCTCGGCGATCAAACGTCGCCGGTCGAAATCGCCAGAGCCGGCCTGCAGCATGCGAAGGAAAACAGCCACGATTACGTCATCATCGATACGGCGGGCCGCCTTCATATCGACGAAGCGCTTATGGAAGAGCTGCGGCAAATCCATGAGGTGACCAAGCCGGACGAGGTGCTGCTTGTCGTCGACGCGATGACGGGTCAGGAAGCGGTCAATGTGGCGCAAAGCTTTCACAGCCAGCTCGAGCTGACGGGCGTCATCCTGACGAAGCTCGACAACGATACGCGCGGCGGCGCCGCGCTGTCGGTCAAGGCGGTGACGGGCTGCCCGATCAAATTCGCCGCGACCGGCGAAAAAATCGAACCGCTCGAACCGTTTCATCCGGAACGGATGGCCTCGCGTATTCTCGGCATGGGCGATATGCTGTCACTGATCGAAAAGGCGCAGTCGAATATCGATGCCGAGAAAGCGGCGGAGATGGAACGAAAAATGCGCACCGCCGAGTTTACGTTCGAGGATTTTCTCGAGCAGATGGAGCAGGTCCGCAAGCTCGGTCCGCTGGATCAGCTGTTCGACATGCTGCCCGGCATGGGCAAGATGAAGGATATGAAAAACCTGAAAGTCGATGACAAGCAGATCGGACGCGTCGAGGCGATCGTGAAGTCGATGACGAGGGCGGAGAAGCAGAAACCGGAAATATTGAATTACAGCCGCCGGAGAAGGATCGCGGCGGGCAGCGGAACGTCGCTCGCCGAGGTAAACCGGCTGATCAAGCAGTTCGACGATATGAAAAAAATGATGAAGCAGTTTTCGTCGATGATGGGCCCGAAAGGACCGAAGGGCGGCATGAAAGGGCTGAAAGGGCTGCTCGGAAAAGGCACGAAGTTCCCGTTTTAG
- the smc gene encoding chromosome segregation protein SMC — protein MFLKRIELSGFKSFADRTELEFVRGITAVVGPNGSGKSNISDSIRWVLGEQSAKSLRGGKMEDIIFAGSDARKAVNFGEVSLTLDNADGALPLEYNEVTVTRRVHRSGESEYMINKQPCRLKDITELFMDTGIGKEAYSIIGQGRIEEILSTRSEDRRGIFEEASGIVKYKSRKREAQKKLDETEQNLLRIHDLVSELEDQVEPLREQSEKAKHYKELRERLKTSEISMYVYNIENVHASWTEANARLAKFREEELALTSVVSKHDALLEKDRMKLREIEESLDKLHGEMLQISEEYEKCEGYGEVLKERKKNLEQNRRQLETSIEAQMERISALTKEEAEFRSKAAALESDLAALRTRLAEEEARLLGTSAAMSEDAVEALKSELLDVLSAMAQLRNEIRYAAQQEEALQRRMERIGDEQSKWQGQYESMQARREELQQRLDAALEEIAALRDRYISEAERLKAGQSLLEEAQSAARKWEQKLEALRSRRDTMKEMQDDLDGFMHGVREVLKAARRSSGGLEGVHGAVAELVRVPEKVETAVETALGGALQHVVMSDERSARAAIAFLKQRQFGRATFLPLDVIRGRAVPEQDKRTVAAISGFVGIASELVTCEPKYQSIVDNLLGNVLIAETLEQANRIAAKCQYRFRVVTLEGDVVNAGGSMTGGSLQKKGANLLGRKRQIEQLDAEIVSGERQLDGLRDNIGDLRKEQSIVSQNVDELRGQGEQRRIDEQHLRAALQQLDNESRHLEEQRQLFEADSSGNRSEREQLAAAAAEAEKRLEAKALEETKLQEAIRIAEERRKESESAKEQLQDELTDLKIAAAKTDQEKQSFEDQAARVRADIGRAKQELAALRGMLERHEEEAALHAEEGVRQIEQLNELRMKKTACSEQTDLRRSERADLTQVLEQGESETKEQRAELRRVEDRLRQTEIAVNRLDVELDNLLRKLSDEYELSFELAKERYPVPEDVQAAQNEVRDLKRQIAALGDVNLGAIDEYERVKERYEFLNAQKNDLIEAKTTLYQVIREMDDEMAKRFRSTFEAIRGHFVVVFAKLFGGGRADLVMVEPDNVLESGVDIVAQPPGKKLQNLQLLSGGERALTAIALLFAILQVKPVPFCVLDEVEAALDEANVSRFAQYLREFSELTQFIVVTHRKGTMEEADVLYGVTMEEGGVSKLVSVRLEDEGEEAVSA, from the coding sequence ATGTTCCTGAAAAGAATTGAATTATCGGGATTCAAATCGTTTGCCGACAGGACGGAGCTTGAATTCGTCCGCGGTATTACGGCCGTTGTCGGTCCGAACGGCAGCGGCAAAAGCAACATCAGCGACAGCATCCGCTGGGTGCTGGGCGAACAGAGTGCCAAGAGCCTCCGGGGCGGCAAGATGGAGGATATCATTTTCGCCGGAAGCGATGCCCGCAAGGCGGTCAATTTCGGTGAAGTGTCGCTGACGCTCGATAACGCCGACGGCGCGCTGCCGCTCGAATACAATGAAGTGACTGTCACGCGCCGGGTTCACCGGAGCGGCGAGAGCGAATATATGATCAACAAGCAGCCGTGCAGGCTGAAGGATATTACCGAGCTGTTCATGGATACGGGCATTGGGAAAGAAGCGTATTCGATTATCGGACAGGGCCGGATCGAGGAAATCTTAAGCACGCGTTCGGAGGACCGGCGGGGGATTTTCGAAGAGGCGTCGGGCATCGTCAAATATAAATCGCGCAAGCGTGAAGCGCAGAAAAAGCTGGATGAGACGGAGCAAAATTTGCTGCGGATTCACGATCTCGTATCGGAGCTTGAGGACCAGGTCGAGCCGCTGCGCGAGCAGTCGGAGAAGGCGAAGCATTACAAGGAGCTGCGCGAGCGGCTGAAAACGTCCGAGATTTCGATGTACGTGTACAATATCGAGAACGTTCACGCTTCGTGGACGGAAGCGAACGCGCGCCTGGCGAAGTTCCGGGAAGAAGAGCTGGCGCTGACTTCCGTCGTCAGCAAGCATGATGCGCTGCTCGAGAAGGACCGGATGAAGCTGCGCGAAATCGAGGAGTCGCTGGACAAGCTGCACGGGGAAATGCTGCAGATCAGCGAGGAATACGAGAAATGCGAAGGCTACGGCGAAGTGCTGAAGGAGCGGAAAAAAAATCTCGAGCAGAATCGCCGGCAGCTGGAAACGTCGATCGAAGCGCAGATGGAACGGATTTCGGCGCTGACGAAGGAAGAGGCCGAGTTTCGCAGCAAGGCGGCCGCGCTGGAAAGCGATTTGGCGGCCCTTCGTACAAGGCTGGCCGAGGAGGAGGCGCGCCTTCTGGGGACGTCGGCGGCGATGTCCGAGGATGCCGTCGAGGCGCTGAAGAGCGAGCTGCTCGACGTGCTGAGCGCCATGGCGCAGCTGCGCAACGAGATCCGGTATGCCGCACAGCAGGAGGAGGCTCTCCAGCGGCGGATGGAACGGATCGGCGACGAGCAGTCGAAGTGGCAGGGGCAGTACGAGTCCATGCAGGCGCGGCGGGAAGAGCTGCAGCAGCGGCTGGATGCGGCGCTGGAGGAAATCGCGGCACTGCGGGATCGGTACATCAGCGAAGCCGAACGGCTGAAAGCCGGGCAATCGCTGCTTGAGGAAGCCCAGTCCGCGGCGCGCAAATGGGAGCAGAAGCTCGAAGCGCTTCGTTCCCGCCGGGATACGATGAAAGAAATGCAGGACGACCTGGACGGCTTTATGCACGGCGTCCGGGAAGTGTTGAAGGCCGCCCGGCGGTCCTCCGGCGGACTGGAAGGTGTGCACGGCGCGGTCGCCGAGCTTGTCCGGGTGCCGGAAAAGGTGGAAACGGCCGTCGAAACGGCGCTCGGCGGCGCGCTTCAGCATGTCGTCATGAGCGACGAGCGGAGCGCGCGCGCGGCGATCGCGTTCCTGAAGCAGCGCCAGTTCGGGCGGGCCACCTTTCTCCCGCTCGACGTCATCCGGGGGCGCGCCGTCCCCGAACAGGACAAGCGGACCGTGGCCGCAATAAGCGGCTTCGTCGGCATCGCCTCGGAGCTCGTGACATGCGAGCCGAAATACCAGTCGATCGTGGACAACCTGCTCGGCAACGTACTGATTGCCGAAACGCTCGAGCAGGCGAACCGGATCGCGGCGAAATGCCAGTACCGGTTCCGCGTCGTCACGCTGGAAGGCGACGTCGTCAACGCCGGCGGTTCGATGACAGGCGGAAGCCTGCAGAAGAAAGGCGCCAATCTGCTTGGCCGCAAGCGGCAAATCGAGCAGCTGGACGCGGAAATCGTTTCGGGGGAGCGGCAGCTGGACGGGCTTCGCGACAACATCGGCGATCTCCGCAAGGAGCAGTCGATCGTCTCGCAAAACGTCGACGAGCTGCGCGGACAGGGCGAGCAGCGGCGCATCGACGAGCAGCATCTTCGTGCGGCGCTGCAGCAGCTGGACAACGAAAGCCGCCACCTGGAGGAGCAGCGCCAGCTGTTTGAAGCCGACAGCAGCGGCAATCGCAGCGAACGCGAGCAGCTTGCGGCGGCGGCGGCCGAGGCGGAGAAGCGGCTGGAAGCGAAGGCGCTCGAGGAAACGAAGCTCCAGGAAGCGATCCGCATCGCCGAAGAGCGGCGCAAGGAGAGCGAATCGGCCAAGGAGCAGCTGCAGGACGAGCTGACCGACCTGAAAATCGCGGCTGCGAAGACCGACCAGGAGAAGCAGTCGTTCGAGGACCAGGCCGCACGGGTACGCGCCGACATCGGCCGGGCGAAGCAGGAGCTTGCCGCGCTGCGGGGCATGCTGGAACGCCATGAAGAGGAAGCGGCCCTTCACGCCGAGGAAGGCGTGCGGCAGATCGAACAGTTGAACGAGCTGCGAATGAAGAAAACGGCTTGCTCCGAGCAAACCGACCTGAGGCGGTCGGAACGTGCGGATCTGACGCAGGTGCTGGAGCAGGGCGAAAGCGAGACGAAGGAGCAGCGCGCGGAGCTTCGCCGGGTCGAGGACCGGCTGAGGCAGACGGAGATCGCGGTCAACCGGCTGGATGTCGAGCTCGACAACCTGCTTCGCAAGCTGAGCGACGAATACGAGCTGAGCTTTGAACTGGCCAAGGAGCGCTATCCGGTGCCGGAGGACGTGCAGGCGGCGCAGAACGAGGTGCGCGACCTGAAGCGCCAAATCGCCGCGCTCGGCGATGTGAACCTCGGCGCCATCGACGAGTACGAGCGCGTCAAAGAGCGCTACGAGTTTCTGAATGCGCAGAAGAACGACCTGATCGAAGCGAAAACGACGCTGTACCAGGTGATCCGCGAAATGGACGACGAAATGGCGAAGCGTTTTCGCTCGACCTTCGAAGCGATACGCGGCCATTTCGTCGTCGTCTTCGCCAAGCTGTTCGGCGGCGGTCGCGCCGACCTTGTCATGGTCGAGCCCGATAACGTGCTCGAAAGCGGCGTCGATATCGTCGCCCAGCCGCCGGGGAAGAAGCTGCAAAATTTGCAGCTGCTGTCCGGCGGTGAACGGGCGCTGACGGCGATCGCGCTGCTGTTTGCCATTTTGCAGGTGAAGCCGGTGCCGTTCTGCGTGCTGGACGAGGTGGAGGCGGCGCTGGACGAAGCGAACGTCAGCCGGTTCGCGCAGTACCTGCGAGAGTTTTCGGAGCTGACGCAGTTTATCGTCGTCACGCACCGCAAAGGCACGATGGAGGAAGCCGACGTGTTGTACGGCGTGACGATGGAGGAGGGCGGCGTATCGAAGCTCGTCTCCGTCCGGCTCGAGGACGAGGGCGAGGAGGCGGTTTCCGCTTAA
- a CDS encoding KH domain-containing protein, with protein MKELILVIAKALVDHPEDVRVDEKEDDRGIVYMLSVHPEDIGKVIGKQGRIAKALRTVVASAAVKSQRRVLVDIIS; from the coding sequence ATGAAAGAATTGATTCTTGTCATAGCGAAGGCTTTAGTGGATCACCCGGAGGACGTACGAGTCGACGAGAAAGAGGACGATCGCGGCATCGTCTACATGCTGTCCGTTCACCCCGAGGATATCGGCAAGGTAATCGGCAAGCAGGGACGAATTGCGAAAGCGCTTCGGACGGTCGTCGCTTCGGCGGCCGTCAAATCGCAGAGGCGCGTTCTGGTCGATATCATTTCGTAG